In Solidesulfovibrio carbinoliphilus subsp. oakridgensis, the sequence CGCCGGCATGATCCTCTTGTGGCTGGACGGATACTTGAGCGGCGTCTCCGGCGACACCACGCTCAAATGGGCGCCCCTGGGCAAGTTTTCCGAGGCCTTGATGGCGGCCTGCGCCAAGAAGCCGGGCAGCAAGGTGCTCGACGTGGCCAAGCGGGTCGGCATCAACTAGGGGGGCGGCCCTTGAAGAAGAGGCCGGTATTTTTCACGGAAAAATTAATAAATTTATACGGTTGTCCATGAGAGGGCCTGTGCTTGCTCATGGACGCGACACGGGCCTCGGCCGCCGTGTCCGCCGGGAGCGGGACGGACGCCGCAGGGCACACCAACGGGCCAACGGGGCGGTCGGACGCAATGGGCGTCCGGCCGCCCCTTTTCGTTGACGCCGGACGGACCGCCGCCGGCGCGGAAGGAATCCAGGGAGGCAGGCATGACCGAGGGAGAGAGCCAGGGCCGCAAGAACTATGTGCTCGACACCAACGTGCTGATCGAAAACCCGCAAAGCGTGCTGAAGCTTCGAAACGGCGTGGAAAACGCCATCCACATCCCGGGCCATGTGCTCATGGAGCTCGACGGACTCAAAAAAACGACCAAGCTGCGCCATATCGTGGCCAACGTCATCCAGACCCTGACCGAGAACCGCGACCACATCCACTTCATCCAGAACGCCAAAAGCCGCTCCGAGCTGACCGACAGCATCGACAACCGCATC encodes:
- a CDS encoding HdeA/HdeB family chaperone, with product MKRVSRCLVSCLVLVLATAAPALAKKNQQAEDIDFGAVTCQEFIQEISEADAESAGMILLWLDGYLSGVSGDTTLKWAPLGKFSEALMAACAKKPGSKVLDVAKRVGIN